A window of the Narcine bancroftii isolate sNarBan1 chromosome 4, sNarBan1.hap1, whole genome shotgun sequence genome harbors these coding sequences:
- the slc40a1 gene encoding solute carrier family 40 member 1 isoform X3, translating into MWHFAVSVFLVDLYGNNLLLTAVYGLVVAGSVLLLGAIIGDWVDRTPRLKVAQISLIVQNVSVIICGVILMMVYLFKPSLSTMLKGWTLTGCYILVITFANIANLASTAMGISIQRDWIIVVAGEDRSKLAEEIYAAMGRTCKLRTDSTQDMNATVRRIDQVTNILAPMAVGQIMTFGSSVVGCGFISGWNLFSMCFEYYMLFKIYQRTPALAIKASQKVDDQEMKPLNKQKDIEDGQSKTGEKSGLGQASEGVHLMNVELEKEKKQNCCNKILEPIITLRDGWVAYYNQPIFWAGMGLAFLYMTVLGFDCITTGYAYTQGLSGSLLSLLMGASAIAGILGTIAFTQIRRKCGLIRAGFISGTTQFSCLILCVISVFMPGSSLDLSVSPFTEITSRFMGQNSLMKPVLPTSEPQLITTFGYNSTTESTDSEEFQPKSYISVSLLFAGIIAARIGLWSFDLTVTQLIQENVDESERGKINGVQNSMNYLLDLLHFIMVILAPNPEAFGVLVIISTSFVAMGHLMYFKYAYNLLGSQLFACGSKDSETQVNNPKISDCVSVSTSND; encoded by the exons TTGCCCAAATATCCTTGATTGTTCAGAATGTCTCTGTCATCATTTGTGGTGTCATCTTGATGATGGTTTATCTGTTTAAACCTTCTCTTAGCACTATGCTCAAAGGATGGACACTC ACTGGCTGCTATATTTTGGTCATCACCTTCGCAAACATTGCAAATCTGGCAAGCACTGCTATGGGAATCTCAATTCAGAGAGATTGGATTATTGTTGTTGCAGGGGAAGACCGAAGTAAACTGGCAG AAGAAATTTATGCAGCcatgggaagaacatgcaaactccgcacagacagcactcaag ATATGAATGCGACAGTTCGCAGAATTGATCAGGTGACAAATATTTTAGCTCCAATGGCAGTTGGACAAATAATGACATTTGGCTCCTCTGTAGTTGGTTGTGGTTTTATCTCTGGTTGGAACCTTTTCTCCATGTGCTTTGAATATTATATGCTGTTTAAAATCTACCAAAGAACACCTGCACTGGCAATCAAAGCAAGTCAGAAGGTGGACGACCAGGAAATGAAGCCACTGAACAAACAAAAAG ATATTGAGGATGGCCAATCAAAGACTGGAGAAAAATCAGGATTGGGTCAAGCATCCGAAGGTGTACATCTAATGAATGTGGAattggaaaaagagaaaaagcaaaATTGCTGTAATAAAATTCTTGAGCCTATCATCACATTAAGGGATGGATGGGTAGCTTATTACAACCAGCCTATATTCTGGGCTGGCATGGGCCTGGCATTCCTCTACATGACCGTGCTGGGCTTTGACTGCATTACAACAGGATATGCTTACACCCAAGGTTTGAGTGGGTCTCTGTTGAGCTTGCTGATGGGGGCCTCTGCTATCGCTGGAATTCTGGGCACTATTGCCTTTACGCAAATTCGCCGAAAGTGTGGCCTGATTCGTGCAGGTTTCATTTCTGGTACAACTCAGTTTTCATGTCTGATTTTGTGCGTGATTTCTGTGTTCATGCCTGGAAGTTCTTTGGATCTATCCGTATCCCCTTTTACGGAGATCACCAGCAGATTTATGGGACAAAATTCCTTGATGAAACCTGTTTTACCAACATCAGAACCACAGCTAATCACCACATTTGGATACAATTCAACGACTGAATCCACAGATAGTGAGGAATTTCAACCAAAATCTTACATCTCCGTTAGTCTGCTCTTTGCTGGCATCATTGCTGCAAGAATCG GGCTCTGGTCATTTGATTTAACTGTCACGCAACTCATTCAAGAAAATGTGGATGAATCAGAACGGGGCAAGATTAACGGTGTACAGAATTCCATGAATTATCTTCTCGACCTATTGCATTTCATCATGGTAATATTAGCTCCAAATCCAGAAGCATTTGGTGTTCTCGTAATAATTTCAACCTCCTTTGTTGCCATGGGGCACTTGATGTATTTCAAGTATGCTTACAACTTATTGGGAAGTCAACTCTTTGCCTGTGGCTCCAAAGACTCCGAAACTCAGGTCAACAATCCCAAAATATCTGATTGTGTGTCAGTTAGCACAAGTAATGACTAA